Proteins found in one Anopheles aquasalis chromosome 3, idAnoAquaMG_Q_19, whole genome shotgun sequence genomic segment:
- the LOC126577739 gene encoding sperm-associated antigen 1, with protein sequence MSVKPMRLLEKYDLLLDHLDFEYIRQCGNGRELENILKVLRSGEEGHFPQLTSFAEERLRTVRPDSKLLRKEQPLATSYTLPDEQWSTISSQLQQWQDEMKQLGAGLRAMAMEDEEQEQYLPPIRQITSSEPQAGVTKPKQPVERIRSCDYDKWDQYDPEAEMLKMDLDEERHREFVLLQNQKNAAASAAAPKIIELVPEPKLSEQEKQVLAGKMREKGNDFFRAKEYSEAADEYGKSLDILPTATCFNNRAMAYIKLHRYKEAIADCDQCLSREPENVKALLRKGQALLASDNRREAYRVFCVALKHDPSNKVALSNTAQLRNQLPDLPPPNAIRMTIEEVSSSSSSSSSNTLADEIDFSALIKPKRLIKDRLPEALKRLQTDASNFIRHAAQEREAAAEEPVISLDIDRPRSHQHRRRPLIEEL encoded by the exons ATGTCGGTCAAACCGATGCGACTGCTGGAGAAGTACGACCTTCTGCTCGATCACCTGGACTTCGAGTATATCCGGCAGTGTGGCAATGGGCGAGAGCTGGAAAACATCCTCAAAGTGCTGCGCTCCGGCGAGGAAGGTCACTTTCCGCAGCTTACTTCGTTTGCCGAGGAACGGCTTCGGACGGTGCGCCCGGACAGTAAACTCTTGCGCAAGGAGCAACCACTGGCGACATCGTACACGTTGCCGGACGAACAGTGGAGCACCATTTCGTCGCAACTACAGCAATGGCAGGACGAAATGAAGCAACTTGGAGCCGGCCTTCGAGCCATGGCAATGGAGGATGAAGAGCAAGAGCAGTATCTCCCACCAATCAGACAGATTACATCATCGGAACCACAAGCCGGGGTCACGAAACCCAAGCAACCAGTGGAGCGAATCCGGTCCTGTGACTACGACAAGTGGGATCAATACGATCCCGAGGCGGAAATGTTAAAGATGGATCTGGACGAGGAACGTCACCGGGAGTTTGTGCTGTTGCAGAACCAAAAGAATGCCGCTGCGAGTGCTGCGGCACCGAAAATTATTGAACTGGTACCGGAACCCAAGCTGTcggagcaggagaagcaggTACTGGCGGGGAAGATGCGTGAGAAGGGGAATGATTTCTTTCGCGCCAAAGAGTACAGTGAAGCCGCCGATGAGTATGGCAAAAGTTTGGACATTCTGCCGACGGCTACTTGCTTTAACAATCGCGCGATGGCAT ATATTAAACTGCACCGCTACAAAGAAGCAATAGCCGACTGCGATCAATGTCTCTCCCGTGAACCGGAGAACGTAAAGGCTCTCCTGCGGAAAGGCCAAGCCTTGCTGGCAAGTGATAACCGGCGTGAG GCATATcgagtgttttgtgtggcaCTGAAGCACGACCCTAGCAACAAGGTGGCACTCAGCAATACCGCTCAGCTACGGAACCAACTACCCGATCTACCGCCACCGAACGCAATCCGGATGACCATCGAagaggtcagcagcagcagcagcagcagcagcagcaacactttgGCTGACGAAATCGATTTCAGCGCTCTCATCAAACCGAAAAGGCTGATCAAGGATCGGCTCCCCGAGGCGCTCAAGCGGCTGCAGACGGACGCGAGCAACTTCATTCGCCATGCCGCTCAAGAGCGAGAAGCGGCAGCCGAAGAACCGGTTATATCGTTGGATATCGATCGTCCAAGAtctcaccagcaccgccgACGGCCACTCATCGAGGAACTGTAA
- the LOC126574477 gene encoding fatty acyl-CoA reductase 1-like: protein MGDCGVESGVVEFYKNSTILITGGTGFIGKVLLEKLLRCFEVRKVYLLIREKRSTAVGDRLKEMLDDAIFSKIRATTDADNILAKVIPIEVDFQSDAVISAEHQRLLTAEVQIVFNVMASVKFNEDIETAINTNVLSSRKLFQLASRFPGVRSIVHVSTFYSNCHRAHIEEHIYEDLPFGGYENILNVFRFLSAEEKAHLKPLILGPMPNSYTLSKRCAEVMIRHQFAHLPIAIFRPPIVSNAYREPVPGWVDNFNGAAGMVVPACRGLLYWIRGKEDVSLDVIPVDYCVNALLAVGWDNARSSRKLMGNAEPPVRVYNYVSQGNPLYNRDVGSLVVAGLQTTVARIFGRYASPITSSVWIRQLIIYWLLLQAIIADLFSMLAGKSKKNYVFLKRVINLDEATSYFRCRSWTAANDNIRTVWSALSVNEKRLLPFDVDTLDWKEYFRSFAPGVAAAIHRCELKRQTVCKSERGS from the exons ATGGGTGATTGCGGTGTGGAAAGTGGCGTAGTGGAGTTTTACAAAAACTCCACCATACTGATAACCGGCGGAACGGGCTTCATCGGCAAGGTGTTGCTGGAAAAGCTGCTGCGGTGCTTCGAGGTGCGCAAGGTGTACCTGCTGATTCGGGAAAAGCGCAGCACAGCGGTTGGCGATCGGTTGAAGGAGATGCTGGACGATGCG ATATTCAGCAAAATCAGAGCAACCACCGACGCGGACAACATCCTGGCCAAGGTAATACCGATTGAAGTCGATTTTCAATCCGATGCCGTTATCTCAGCCGAACACCAGCGACTGTTGACAGCGGAAGTACAG ATCGTGTTCAACGTGATGGCATCCGTAAAGTTCAACGAAGACATCGAAACAGCGATCAACACGAACGTCCTGTCGTCGCGTAAGCTGTTCCAGCTGGCGAGCCGGTTCCCGGGCGTCCGCTCGATCGTGCACGTGTCCACGTTCTACTCCAACTGCCACCGGGCGCACATTGAAGAGCACATCTACGAGGACCTACCGTTCGGTGGGTACGAGAACATTCTGAACGTGTTCCGCTTTCTCAGTGCCGAAGAGAAGGCCCACCTGAAACCGCTCATCCTGGGACCGATGCCGAATAGCTACACCTTGAGCAAGCGGTGCGCCGAAGTGATGATCCGGCACCAGTTCGCCCATCTACCGATCGCCATCTTCCGGCCACCGATCGTCTCGAACGCGTACCGGGAACCGGTGCCCGGGTGGGTGGACAATTTCAATGGTGCGGCCGGTATGGTGGTGCCCGCATGCCGCGGTCTGCTCTACTGGATACGAGGTAAGGAGGACGTTTCGCTAGATGTCATACCGGTGGATTACTGTGTCAATGCGCTACTGGCCGTCGGTTGGGATAATGCGCGAAG CTCGCGAAAGTTGATGGGAAATGCAGAGCCTCCGGTTCGCGTTTACAATTATGTTTCCCAGGGAAATCCGCTCTACAATCGTGACGTCGGGAGTCTTGTTGTGGCTGGATTGCAAACAACCGTTGCCCGGATATTTGG TCGATATGCCTCACCGATCACCTCATCCGTGTGGATCAGACAGCTGATCATCTACTGGTTACTGCTGCAAGCGATCATAGCGGACCTTTTCAGCATGCTGGCCGGAAAGAGCAAAAA GAATTACGTCTTCTTGAAGCGTGTGATTAACTTAGATGAAGCGACCAGCTACTTCCGCTGTCGATCCTGGACTGCGGCGAACGATAACATCCGCACCGTCTGGAGCGCACTCTCGGTGAACGAGAAGCGGCTGCTACCGTTCGATGTGGACACGCTCGATTGGAAAGAATACTTTCGGTCCTTCGCCCCCGGTGTCGCGGCTGCCATACACCGGTGCGAACTCAAGCGTCAAACTGTGTGTAAATCGGAGCGCGGATCATGA
- the LOC126577738 gene encoding protein O-mannosyltransferase 1 produces METIEGGTVRNRKAQQKKPPKSEETTEERCKSTEDLSSNERHQPASDEPSRSKKHADDVKERERSTSKPEKDERGAEDDRFSVTVNLQFNGATVGLFLLSFLTRFYRIGHPGGVVFDEIHFGKFVSLYLKNTFYFDQHPPLGKLLIAGAAGTAGYSGNFEFPKIGSEYDASVPVFALRFVPALCGSLLAPIVYSILRQLKLGQGISLLGGLLIIFDNALLTHSRFILVESILLFFAALGILAILKFLQATPFSGRWWTQGTIASISLTAAVCVKFVGFYSYLLAIYMIGRHVWQELPDRRRSSIYLTLKVLAMATLVLSVSAAIYLGCFYVHFATLYKAGPHDTVMTSAFQASLEGGLASITRGQPLRIQHGSQITLKHTHGRVCWLHSHPHVYPIKYADGRGSSHQQQVTCYGFKDVNNWWIVKRPEKEGLMVGEEPDYIENGDIVQLVHGVTSRALNTHDVASPMSALCQEVSCYIDYNISMPANLLWKVEILNSKESSGKWYAITSQVRFIHVNTTAALKFTGEQLPDWGYNQFEVAADRRQYTIDTIWNVEEHRYTQHADKKEVLNKLLTTEMIPTERTRLSFWNKFYELQMKMLLHADKVEGHMYSSEPHEWPLMDKGIAYWIDAESNAQIHLLGNVVVWYSATAAIALYVGLFVFYLIRRRRQFYDLEPAEWDRFRAGGEILLVGYLLHYLPYFFVERTLFLYNYLPALLFKILLLCFTIDHTRMVLRKFVSRPSVPALFGALVGVWFTGVLYFFRRYSVLSYGMTALSADDVLELRLKDTWDLIVHKP; encoded by the exons ATGGAGACGATCGAAGGTGGTACAGTGCGCAACCGTAAagcacagcaaaaaaagccACCAAAGAGCGAGGAAACCACCGAGGAACGGTGCAAATCAACGGAAGACCTTTCGAGCAACGAAAGACATCAaccagcaagcgacgaaccctcgaGAAGCAAGAAGCATGCAGATGACGTGAAAGAGCGCGAACGatccaccagcaaaccagaaAAGGACGAACGCGGCGCCGAGGATGATCGGTTCAGTGTTACGGTCAATCTGCAGTTCAACGGTGCCACCGTTGGTCtgtttttgctctccttcCTAACACGATTCTATCGCATCGGTCACCCCGGGGGTGTTGT CTTCGACGAGATACACTTTGGAAAGTTCGTCTCGCTCTACCTCAAAAACACCTTCTACTTCGATCAGCATCCACCGCTCGGCAAGCTACTGATAGCAGGCGCAGCCGGAACTGCGGGTTACAGTGGGAACTTTGAGTTTCCGAAAATCGGCAGCGAGTACGATGCG TCCGTTCCTGTTTTTGCGCTACGCTTCGTACCGGCGCTATGCGGGAGTTTGCTGGCACCGATCGTCTACTCGATACTGCGCCAGCTGAAGCTCGGCCAGGGGATTAGCTTACTCGGTGGACTGCTGATCATTTTTG ATAATGCGCTCCTCACGCACTCGCGCTTCATCCTCGTTGAATCGATTCTGTTGTTCTTTGCGGCACTTGGCATTCTGGCGATCCTAAAGTTCCTCCAGGCCACCCCATTCAgtggccgctggtggaccCAAGGCACGATCGCGTCCATCTCCCTAACGGCAGCCGTTTGCGTCAAGTTCGTCGGTTTCTACAGCTACCTTCTCGCGATCTACATGATCGGACGTCACGTTTGGCAGGAGTTACCCGATCGCCGTCGCTCCAGCATCTACCTTACGCTGAAAGTGCTCGCAATGGCCACACTCGTCCTGTCCGTATCGGCAGCCATCTATCTCGGTTGCTTCTACGTCCATTTTGCCACCCTTTACAAGGCGGGCCCGCATGATACGGTGATGACGAGTGCATTCCAGGCATCGCTGGAGGGTGGCTTGGCGTCGATTACCCGCGGTCAACCACTGCGCATCCAGCACGGTTCACAGATCACCCTAAAGCACACGCACGGGCGCGTCTGCTGGCTCCATTCGCATCCACACGTCTATCCGATCAAGTACGCGGACGGGCGTGGTtcgagccaccagcagcaggtcacCTGTTACGGGTTTAAGGACGTGAACAATTGGTGGATTGTGAAGCGACCGGAAAAGGAGGGTCTGATGGTGGGCGAGGAACCGGATTACATCGAGAACGGGGACATTGTGCAGCTGGTGCACGGTGTGACGAGCCGGGCACTGAATACGCACGATGTCGCCTCTCCGATGTCGGCCCTGTGTCAGGAGGTGTCGTGCTACATCGACTACAACATCTCGATGCCGGCGAATTTGCTGTGGAAGGTGGAGATCCTGAATAGTAAGGAATCGAGTGGGAAGTGGTACGCAATCACTTCGCAGGTTCGCTTCATACACGTTAATACGACGGCGGCGCTCAAGTTTACGGGCGAACAGTTGCCGGACTGGGGTTACAATCAGTTCGAGGTGGCCGCTGATCGGCGTCAGTATACGATCGATACGATTTGGAATGTGGAGGAGCACCGGTACACGCAGCACGCTGACAAGAAGGAGGTGCTGAACAAGTTGCTGACGACGGAGATGATACCGACGGAGCGGACGCGGTTGTCGTTTTGGAATAAGTTCTACGAGTTGCAGATGAAGATGTTGCTGCACGCGGATAAGGTTGAGGGACACATGTACTCGTCGGAACCGCACGAGTGGCCACTGATGGATAAGGGAATCGCGTACTGGATTGATGCGGAGTCGAATGCGCAGATTCATTTGCTCGGTAATGTGGTCGTGTGGTATTCGGCCACGGCCGCGATCGCCCTGTACGTCGGTTTGTTCGTGTTCTATCTCATCCGTCGACGGCGTCAGTTTTACGATCTGGAACCGGCCGAATGGGATCGGTTCCGGGCGGGAGGTGAAATCCTGCTCGTTGGCTATCTGTTGCACTATTTGCCGTATTTCTTTGTCGAGCGTACACTGTTCCTGTACAACTATTTGCCGGCGTTGCTGTTTAAGATACTGTTGCTCTGCTTCACGATCGATCACACGCGGATGGTGCTGCGGAAGTTTGTTAGCCGGCCCAGCGTTCCTGCACTGTTCGGGGCCCTGGTTGGCGTGTGGTTTACCGGTGTACTGTACTTTTTCCGTCGCTACAGCGTGCTGAGCTACGGTATGACGGCCCTGTCGGCGGATGATGTGCTCGAGTTGCGGCTTAAGGATACGTGGGATCTGATCGTCCATAAGCCCTAG
- the LOC126574479 gene encoding chitin-binding domain protein cbd-1-like, with the protein MQGPTRGIIALMVIAIATVFIAVPVQSQKLPSFLATPVCRDRGQYLIAHPRDCQAYFYCFDGQSYYGQCNAGYRFDAVRQSCLQSTVRECYSCPADGASNLPHPTSCQMFVLCYLGVAHERTCPDGLLFNAALGQCDLQQNVQCTRRP; encoded by the exons ATGCAAG GACCAACAAGGGGCATTATCGCCTTGATGgtgatcgccatcgccaccgtcttCATCGCCGTACCGGTGCAATCCCAGAAGCTACCGAGCTTCCTGGCGACTCCGGTATGCCGTGATCGTGGCCAGTACCTGATCGCACATCCCCGGGACTGCCAGGCGTATTTCTACTGCTTCGACGGTCAATCGTACTACGGTCAGTGCAATGCTGGGTATCGGTTCGATGCCGTTCGGCAGTCCTGCCTTCAGTCGACGGTCCGGGAGTGCTACAGCTGTCCGGCGGACGGTGCCTCCAACCTGCCGCATCCCACGTCCTGCCAAATGTTCGTGTTGTGCTACCTGGGTGTCGCCCATGAGCGCACGTGTCCGGACGGTCTCCTCTTCAACGCGGCCCTCGGCCAGTGTGACCTGCAGCAGAATGTGCAATGTACCCGGCGGCCATAA